tgccaactcatttcacataggtcaAACAACCATCAAATAGCAACAACTTCCAGTGAGTGCTGCCCTGGGCAAACTCCTAACAACATCACAGAGATGAAATGCTCCATATTTAGCTGAGCTTGAAAGGGCATATACTCAACTTGATGCCATTTCATGTGTGTATGTAACATGGTAACTTTCAAACACCAAAtatgatcaattccaaaatttcagggaatatTCTACGCTTCAGTGGCCAGAAACCTATTCCTGTTGGGGAAAATTGAAAATCAAAAAGGGGAAATGAGGAATATATGgagctcctgccctctgcttaGCACAGCCACAGCTTCAAGGACATCTGCAATTGTCTATAAATCACACtggctgatgacactcattaatgTCTTCCAGCATAACATTACCCCATTTCATCGCATCGCATCCCACCAACAGAGTTTAACACATTGACAATGTGAATGACTTATCTCAGAAAAATAATAATGGGGGTCAGGGCAAGAAGGTGTGCACACAACCATTGCTATAGGGGAGAGGAAATGGGGCTCTACACAGCCACTggcctgggagaaggggggacCCTGATAATGCAGAAAAGGGTCACACAGAACCTTTGATGTGTGTGGGGAAGCAGAACACTGGACTATGGTATAAGGCAGGAGGGAACGCCCCCTCTTCATCCCTAGAGCCACTGGCACACAGGGAAGAGGGATACACAAAGAGCTTGTTGGGTGGAATGGAGGAATACAAGGAGTCCCTGATGCGTGCAGTAAGCTTGGCCTCCACAAGCTACAAAGTGTGTGACCCCCTACTCTATTAATCCACTGAGCCACTCAGTTTCCAAACTACCATcacattcaggggcggctctatgcaccagcaaaacaagctggtgcctagggcggccaaatctagggggcgtcccctgctgccggggggggggggggggcggcaggctgggccggcggacctgccgcagtcatgcctgcgggaggtccactggagccccgggacaagcggacctgccgcaggcatgactgtggagggggcgctcgtcccgcggctcggctggaccgcccgcaggcatgactgcggcagctcaagcggagccgccggacccgcgagccgtccgcagccgcgggaggtccagccgagccacgcagGACCAgtggtccctctgcagtcatgtccgcgggaggtccgctgctcccgcggctccggggcgcctcccacgcatgactgcttggggcggccaaaaagctagagccgcccctgatcacattacatttttcttttttgcaataAATTTATAAGACTCAGAGTTCACTCTAAAGGTTTGGTGTAAGGTACTGACTGCCTTCAAGTCCCAAATCAATGGTAATTCACGGCATTCAGCATATTGAAGGAGGGGCTCAATGCCTTGTAGGATGGAGCCTCAATACCTGCAATCGTCAGAAATTAAAAAACCTTGAGGGCACAAAAATATTTTGACCACTGCATCTGTGAAGATTACCTGACCACACTTATgccaagtagtttttaaatgtacTAAAGAGTCTGGTAATAAATCATGAAAATTGAAGTGCATAGTGGTAGTGGCAAATAAACAGAAACTACAATTGTACAATAAAGACATTACATTGTTTGCAGTTTTGTAAAAGGCTGCACAAAAAGTCTAGGTAACATTTTATTAATCACTTCCTGAATTCAAAATATTGTTTGTGCAAATTCGAAGGGTTAGAAGTCAAATAAGAATCTGCAAATCAGTTACATAAGGGAAGCACAAAATCAATGTCAAACATCTGCTTCTtaggtatattttaaaaatgcatttcagaCATAAAGCACAATATAGGTTAACTCTTAAAATAGTCTCTGCACTGCTCTTTAGAAATAAATTTCTTAAATGTTTTGCTCCTGGATAAAAGgagatttaatttattttttgctcATAGGCCAATTTTAAAGGCTCAGATATAAATTTTACATATGCCAATATCACAGTATTCCTAAAAAAGTGTCCTATTATGtccaaaaataaaggaaaaacaaactacTTAGAAATATATTAGCTAggtatgggcttgtctacatggcacagGCAATGCAGGCTATTGGTTGTAATTTCTAAAAGTGCTCTAACGTGTTGTGCTCTAACTGGCCCTAGTAAAATCTGGCACTGTCCAAAAGTGCCTAATTCAAGTTAACGGTCTTTCAAACAGGAAAAAGTTAACACAAACGAGGTACCTTTTAGAACATGGCAGCAGAATTtacatggggcagttagagcATAGCACATTAGTGCATTTTACAAATCACACCCATGGCACGCTTTGCCATACTGTATAGATAAGTCCTATGTCTTGTTAAGGAGGTACAGCGGTAAGGTTCAGACTATGGACCTAATTCTACTCACTTATACTgattttacaccagtataaatggaGTAATCCTGACACACTGACTCTATACCTCAATGGGCTTGAGGTAATTTGAAACAAGAAATATTACTATTTAGGTTCCTGATCATCCAACTATCATAGCCAATGggaaattttgccactgacttcaatggagcaggaGCTGGTCTTTAGACAACAGGGCACATGCTGTGTTACATAATAGAAGAAAAGATTTTTGGTTTTATAAAGCCACTGTGAATTTTATGAAGAGAATGGTGAATGGGGGTTGAAATTATCAAGAGCATCCAAAGTGCCAGTCTTTGATTTCCCTTACCCCATTTTCAAAAGGTGAGTAGGTAATCTTAACAAAATAAATTGACAAAGGACTGGGACATTACTGTAGAAAACATTGCTGGATTGTCACTTAATACAGATAACAGTATATGCCTTATACACACCCGCCTGAAATCAGTGAGTACATACTCAGTCGAGCTCAgcagtgcctctgctgctgccatggtACCATGGCTCTACTGCTATTTATACACACGCTAGTTCCATGAGAGCTAAAtgtatgtgtacatgagcaggggaatcacacccatagctcatagtgtagacacagccgtACATCTTTGTATTTtacaaagaagaaaaggaaactaAAGAATGATAGGTGTTATGTTTGTCCACGTATATATAGGGCCACTTTCTGAGTATGATGGAAAACAATCACCAtgttgtggaagccagtaaataattaacaaggttttgaagagatcttaatgaatgttagttagcatgagttaggttaactgtgaccctggttacgtgaggaagcaagataatgtaagacagagtgaattgtgtgaaagttattacgaccttgcaatgtgcagtcttgcagtcttgtttttctagtgagatagcaggaaagcttatgtataaacaaaatgtatttgttgctttttactgtctgtattattgctagaaattgtctgtaaaaggtataaaggcttgctgtgattgtttaccagtggagagacctgtccaggaccctgtgtcctatggcactctctccctccatggtaattactggagaaataataaagtatttgattttgctgcatccaaacaaaaagtgagaactgagtttttcttcgacaatgtGTTTCAAAGTACATTACCAGATCAGTTTTAAAAGACTGTTCTTATTTGTAGCAAATATTTACTATTTCTTCCCTTACTCTGtcccttcaaacaaacaaaaaaaaacccccacctttCTTCTAGCTCAATGTCCTTATTTTTATTCATCAATGTCTCTATTTATTGCTTTTAAGTGGTGGCTGATATGGAATTATGTCAAACAcgtatgtttttattttaataaaaatcaagattttagaaaacttaaaattaataaaaatgtttcaacAAATTTTGTTAAAAATTCCAGTGGAAAGCACATTTTAATTAGTTCAAATCTTTCCCTGAACGTGTTAGCAATCTGAATATTCTGGTCATGCCTGGGAGCTAGCAATCAAAAATTGACTAGAAATGAACTAATCACAAAAGTTTAAACAATTAGTCTATTTTCTTGGTCCAACTTGCATAGAATGAAAATAGCGAAACACCATTAATCGCAAAAAACAACATGTAGAtttccctcccacctccaaatatttcattttaataacCTAAGGTGTGGatatttgtaaataaatgtacttttaaaatatatagataATTTTTTTAACCTGACAGTATTGTAAAGCACATATAGGATAGATTTGAAAGGTAAACAATCCTAATCTTTCAGGGTAATGAAAGCTGAACGCACTAACTCCTCAGTCGCTACTAGAGGAGTCTGAACTATCAGATGatgaatgtttttctttttttctcttctttttttcttttttgtgatgTTTTCCTTTCTTAGATTTactctttttctcctttttcctttcttttttgtgAGATttctgtttttttggttttggatcTTCTTCTTCAGTGACACTTGATGAATAAGatctgttaaaaaaattaatacagaTTACATCAATCAGGTATGTATGGGTGAAtcatttattcactttatttttctttctacaCTGAATTTAATGCTGGAGATTGTATAAACACATGAATTCGTGCAGTAGGTATAGAGGTTGTCCACTCCAGCCTGTAATGGGTAAACCAATCATATCCATGCTCATCCAAACCTTGGCCTCTCTGATGAGGCTGCCTCACCAGGAAAGCAAGGAAAGCACTCCTTAACTAACATTGTTCAGAAATGTGTTCGTTATGTTTGGAAAGAGTTAGTGACTCATGCTTGTAAATTAATTACTAATTGTATCTTACTGGTTTAAatgttaattttatttctttgctCTGCCTACAGCATTTTCCAAAATATGGAATGTAGACATTTCAAGGTTGAAACTTTATTGATAGGAAAATGATCTTATATGTTTAGGTCTTAAAAAAATGGACAGAAAGCATGAAAACAAGGCACATAAGGAGATGAAACCTTGACCAAAAAACCTACAGTAATAAAATCTAACTTAATATCTTAAAACAAATGGCTGTACTACCGTTCCCGTTTCCACAATCCCTGCCAATTCAGAGAGCAGATGTTACCAGATGCAAAAGATGTATACATTTTGATTAAACTGAATTGTCTGTTTAATAAGAGAGAAATCTGGTGTGACATTTAGAATATTTCATGAATATGTAGTAACTTGGTTTTAAGTACAAAATTTAACAAtacaatgggggagggggggaagcggtCCTCTTTACCTTACTTGAGAATAGCTCCATAAACTTCATTGTTACTGTTTGTGAAAGTAAGGTACGCAGGATTTGGCTTCTTCGTAGTAATAgtcaaagtgcactagggaacttttagtgcacactaGCAGGGTCCACAAGGACAGTTAGTGTGCAGAATTAACATAGCTACACCTTAAGGCCCCAACTGACTTCAACGGGGgtactcacagtgcataaagttaagctcCTGCATAAATCTTTGTAGGAACAGAATCTTAGTATGGTGACTGGTAGAATATCAAGCAAATAAAGTATTATTTTAAATTCTCATTCTACATAGTTTTATCTTGTTATTTAGAGTAAACAAGAGTTTTCTTTTAGCATTTGTAATGGCAATGTCTATCACTTTTTAGCCATGTTCCTGATTTGTATGCAAAAGATTACTAGTATGTTTAGCTTTATAGGGTAAAAATTCTGTATCAGACATTCAAATTTAGTATATGTGCTTTTGTAGAAGCAAAAATAAAGGTTAACGTGCAGAGGATATAACAATTTGGTAAATATATTTTGGACtttaaaatattaagaaaattCTGTTTTGGGCTTAATTAGGTATTTGTAAGTTACCTTTTCCTTAATTTCTTTGATTTGGATTTTTCTTTGCTTATTCTTTTTAGAttcttcttttcctcctcctgacTTGTATCTGTGGATATAAAAATTGCATTTtatacaaaatatttttcctttttaacttcaaaattaatttaaaaactctcactgaaatcagtaattttttttttattgctaatGTTTGTTTCAagaccaaaacattttgtaacCAAGTGGTATTATGCAGGTTCATTTCAAATATTTTGCAGAGCAGCCACACTTTGGTTACACAACTTACATTGTAAAGGACCTGCATCTAAGTACCGAGAAATTAGGTATGTGAAACATGGTAAAAACTGCTACATTCATAAGAGGCAGTTCCTTGCCCTTCTTCCTCCAAAACAGTATATCTGTGCTTACATCCCCTTCAGGGGGTTTCCATGCTAATGTCATTTTTAACTCTTTAGTAACAGTCAAGCCTCATTTATCTGAAACTCAAAGACCTGAAAGGAGGTCCTATTTTCCACATGTATCGAATACAACAGACATGTCCCCCCCATCTCAtttaatatttgtgtgtgtagtCTAGACTGTATATGGACACTCTCACAAAAAGCACTTGTTGTGGCTCATCAGCATATTGCAGCAACCACCTTGGTACTGATAAACCTGGATACTGTATAAGGCACATATCATAAAAAATAATAGCATATTTGACCCCTTTGTTGGCAGTCTCACCAGAGGTACAAAGGTCTGAACAGGCATGGAGAATCAAATGTTTGTTGTTCTAGTCACGTAGTTTGTCAAGGTAGTGACTGAAAACACTGGTGGGGAAGCCTCCACTGTAGCTTCCCTCATTTTTCCTGTTCTGTTTagtttaaaacagtggttctcaaactgggggttgggaccgctcagggggttgcaaggttatttcatgggggctgtcagcctccaccccaaaccccgctttgcatccagcatttataatggtgttaaatatattaaaaagtgtttttaatttataaggtgggtcacactcagaggctcgctatgtgaaaggggtcaccagtacaaaaggttgagaaccactggtttaaaaaactaaacaaaaaagcaAACTTTGATTAAGGCAGTTCAGTTAGTATATTTCATTAGTACTAAATTATGTTAAAGTGTGTGTGGGAAACAACACATGGCAGAAAGGGATACAGTGATGGATGGAGCACTAGACTGTGACCTAGATGACCTAAGTTCAATTCCCAGCTATGCTGGTGACTGCGGGCAAATTACTTCATCAAACACTTTGAAATATTCAAATGGAACATACTAGATAAAGGCAAAGTGTCATTACTGAGAAAAATTGGCAGCCGGTGACAACTGCTGTTAatatctttaaaagcagcaaagaatcctgtggcaccttatagactaacagacgttttggagcatgagctttcgtgggtgaataccactttcacccacgaaagctcatgctccaaaacgtctgttagtctataaggtgccacaggattctttgctgcttttacagatccagactaacacggctacccctctgatacttaatacctTTAAAATTTCCTTGTGGAAGAATTATGCAAACTCATAAAAGAACAACAAGGCCTACGAAGAAGGTAGGACAGATAATGGGGCCACAGACCACATCAGTCCCCAAACAAGAGAATGCCACAATGGAAGAACCTTAAAACAAGAGTACTGTACTGATCTGGGTCCTTCCAAGAAGGAACACTCACCCAAACCAAACCCCAATTCCCTCCAACCAGGTTGTGTCTAGTCCCACAGATCAGGAGAAAACTGCTAAAGAAGTCTGTAAGCTGGGCCATCCTTTATGTCAATGAAGGATATGCAGTCACCTCTGTTTGTCAAAGTAATGGAAAATAATCAAATAGAAACCCCTTGGAAAAAgggtggaaaaaaaataaatgaatttttttttaaatcggtttttatttaaatcggatttttttgataaaatgctttttgaggaaaagatagttttaattaagatacattatagctcaaagatctcatcatggaatagggattataaattctaattctatagtatgagacaatatatttatgtaatgtttaagaaaaattttgtaaatggagttccaatagttcatggattagggacccaatcttatggggttccacaggcttctgtacagattatttaggttaatctttctatttacccaatgggactcagtgctaaGTCTAGAAGATATtgtcagagatgcttagttttgcagttctctaACTGTGGATTTGtttctccagagataacatgcttgttaaccgcaaattttttaaaaaataaataaataatatatagaggtgagaaataacagacctcaaccctattgtccctctgaaaATTTGCATACACAGAATCAATCCCTTACTGCtgtctaaaagtgcaaagtttcaaaaagttgaaTGAATAGAAGAGGAATAGATCTGGAGAAGGTGAAGAagcctggagataaatgtgagaagggagggacaggcagtagaaacaaaagtgaaactgtttgagcagcatattccagaagtcttgaggtctttctgactgcagccttcattgatttgagatctaccatacgaTTCTCTCaatagaagggaaaacctataatggcaacaggccataaaagagacccagtttgggaatatttgaatgaagttcctctacctgtgggtaagataggcatgcgtgcaaaatgcaaacagtgcaacaaagaaatgcaaggcctggttgcccaaatgaaacaacatcatgagaagtgttccttctcaggaggaagctgtgttgaagatgatgaaaggaacatgtctgaacatgcaggatcttcaggttggtaaacttatTTATTTCATGCTTCTTTCTTaaagactgcctgtcttccttctggactattcttgaattctcacgtttgagcaaaaaatatagttgttactctatggtactatgaTTTTAGATggagttgtgataaaaaataaatagctgaaataggcagatcttttTACAATTTcgcctttaaagtagtactgagtgtcagtgaatgcaatgagtaatactaaatgagcagtatgatAATAATGATTAAATAACTGcactgacttattttgtttagcagAATCCATCCTGaatatacaggattctgaagactatccaccttcaagatcaccataattttctatagtttcagagttatctccCAATGATaatgtttcagtcacatcatgtatgtcacatagccacagtatatcacctgtagcaaaaaaaaaataaaaaaaaaatcctcatccaGAAACAGCCATAGATaaatttgtgataagaaccagcagattacaaaaagaggtaactgATGAAAAAAATTCTCAGTTTGTTTATGCgacaaactctcctttctgtatgattgagaaccctcacttcattaacatggttcagtcattaagaccaggatacagtccacccaacagagcagatgttacaggcaaattgctggataaagtgtatgaaagataaattgagcagtgtgcaaaaggtctagagggaaaaattgttaacctgagtcttgatgggtggagcaatgtccacaatgatcctgttgtatgtgcctGTGTGACAACAGATTTCAGTTTTAAGAGATCTTAGTAATAAAGATATGTAAAACTTATAAATTCAAAATTCATAATATTAAGGTTGCCAGTGTTTATTTTAAGTAATTCCATAACATTAATACCATGACACCAGATGCAAGGATGTATCGTATCTGATTATAATATTTCCTTCAGCCTTTGAATTAGATTTTTCCCAGGAAACATCTACCTTTTAATGCTGAATTTGTCCATCCAATTAAAATCGGGTGTGACCATCATTCTTTTCTGTCAAAATTACTTTTGAGGTTTAGTGGAACAAGCATCAGGAAGTGGgagacatatttaaaaaaatgggagAGAAAACATTCCCAAAAAACCTAGATGAGTTTTCAGAAATGCTGTATAGAGCAGCTACAACTTAAGGAAGAACATTTATACTAGACATATACTAGACAATATCCTCTAAACATCTACGTACAACTAACTGTTTCTGTCTAGGGCTACATTTACCATTTTTTCCCCGAAATGAGTGTCCATTTAGAGCCATAGTTTTAAAAATCCCTAGGTCCACAAGTAGTTTTTCTGAACAACTTAGTTCCTATTCACAAGTTCAAAAGAAAGGGTTTTTGGGAAAGCAAATTCAGCATCTCATTTTGCCAAGAGAGGTCCAAGCATTTCTTTTGAAGTGTTCTAGCAACACAGGCGGCTATGTTGGAACACATCTCTCTAACTTGCCTTCCTAATGTCATCAGAATATCCACTTCACAGAGTATGTTTACACAGGAGTTAGAGGTGTGGCTTTAGCTCATGTAGAGATACCCAAACTAGCTTTAATCTTGCTAGAGTACCAATAGCAGTGAGGTCACAGCAGCAAGGATTTCAGCATGGGCTAGTTGCCCGAGTTAGTACTAGAGTCCCAGGTGTGCCTGCACATCCCATGCTGacacctgtgctgctgtggcttcaccaTACTACTcacactagctagattaaagataGCTTGGGTATGACTACACCTGCTGCACctcgattgcagtgtagacatgcacaCAGATAGGATTTTGATTATGAAGTGGAGGCAGGGTCTAGAATAAGAGAGCAATAATAATGCAAATGAGTAAAAAACATTAAGAAAAGTGCATCCATATCTAAAACACATGCTCCCAGAATAATAAAGACTAACTGCAAAGTAACAGCAGAATATCATGCCCCAGCATTCCTAAATTGGGGGCTCATAGTATGCTAgaacagcccccccccatccaccaTCTGGGACCTTTTTGTAGGCTGAAACCTTAGCCCTCCTGCATCATCTTCTGATGAACTTGCATACTGTGGACTAATTAACACCACCTGTTTTCTCTTTCTCTATAGAGGCTGAGCCTCATTTCCCCAAGACAGAGAGCGAGCAGTTATCCCTCTAAATGTTAACTGTCAAATCAAAACTACTAGCTGCATTCAAACATAATAATGATTAAGAACTAGAGAGAAGAAACAGACTGAACAAAGAAAATCATTTAAAGAGGCATCATTTACttggggaaaggagagaggaaaagagaaTTTGCACATTCCAAAACTCACAATCTTttggatttaagagcctaaatgtAGGCACCCATGCTTGAAAACCTTGGTCAAATGTTTTTAAGTAGAAGCTTTTCTCATTTTTCCACAAGGTGTCAGGGGGGGTCTCAAATCTCTTCAGCCTGGAGCCATGCcagaaaagcaatttttttagGTCACCGGATAAGATAGAGTAAAAAGTGAACTCTAAAGGAGTTAAATGACAGTTACAGGACTTTAAACAAGATAGCTTCCCAATTTAGGATTAGGCTCTGTTACTTAAAACATACTCTTTTTCTCTGGTAAGGCCTGCAgtttccccagctcctcttcctcGCTGTCTTCACTGCTCGTACTGCTAACGTCTAAAACAATGTCTCTTTTGGGGTCCACACGGAGAAAATTTCTGCATTCAAATGTCAGATGACCAGCTGAATAAAAATCAAAAGAGTAAGCCATGAGCAGAAATAGTTCAAATTATAAAATAATGTTAAAGAGTTACTGCTTTGTGCTGAGAAATATGCATTTTAGTATTACACAGATTTTACAAAAGGGATGGACTTTAATTTGGTTTGTCAGTGGGAAAATAAAGGAATATCACTTAAAAAAACTATTGCAAAGTTTGGGGCTGTGTACAGAGCAGAGATGTTTTTGTCTTAGGGAGTGAGGGTTCCAATTAGCATCCAGTGCTATTCCCATCAATCATCAATTTATTTTTAGAATCACTTTCCTCAAAGCTTTTGCATAGTCATCTTCATTATTTGTGAATGTGTTGCATACCCTTCCCTGATGAACTGATTTGAAGGAAGGTGAAATGTtttccaaattaatttttttttttaaaaagagtgaaATGTGAGAGTCTACTCCTTTCCAGTGACAAATTATACCTGCAGTAACCAAAGGTTATCAACTAAAAATGTGTATGCATACTAAGTCATTCATTATTTTCTAAAACATGTGTGTGTTTCTAGTGCGTTACAGATACATTAGGAAAAAGGAATTTGAAGCTAGCTTACACTGAACTTATACTGAAACATAGAGGATTGAACCAGGAAGGTAGATGTGGGGTGGAAGCGACTgcttgccatttaaaaaaaataaaaataaaataaaatctcaaTATATTCTTTCTATGACCAGCTCAAAAACAAAATTCCAGGATAAATGTGAAGTGAACTGTCTTACGACCCTCTCCCAATTACTGTAACAAGCGATAACATTTCTAGCTTAGAGATAATAAAT
The DNA window shown above is from Mauremys mutica isolate MM-2020 ecotype Southern chromosome 6, ASM2049712v1, whole genome shotgun sequence and carries:
- the SREK1IP1 gene encoding protein SREK1IP1, coding for MALPGGNKDNIRAGCKKCGYPGHLTFECRNFLRVDPKRDIVLDVSSTSSEDSEEEELGKLQALPEKKNTSQEEEKKNLKRISKEKSKSKKLRKRSYSSSVTEEEDPKPKKQKSHKKERKKEKKSKSKKGKHHKKEKKKRKKEKHSSSDSSDSSSSD